GCAGCGCTGGACGGTGAGCACCGCAGCACGCGTCGAGATTCTCGATCGGTTGTTGGAGTCAAACCATTGCCGAGCAGCCGAAGAAGCTAAGCAGGCAACGAAACCGAAAAGCAAGGGACGCCGGGGCAAGAACTTGTCGGACGAGCAAGGGACACTGCTGTAATGACTAGCGCCACTGAGAAAGCGAAGGAACCGGCGTCGTCCTATGAGCTGACATTCGAGCCGGACGGCTCGTCGTTCACGGTTCGAGAGAACTTGGTCGACATTCTGGAGCGCGAGCTGCTCGGCCCGATCCATGGCCCTGAAGAGTTGTTGCCCTTTAGCCCACGCTCCCAGTACTTGGTCGGATACATCGCGCCAGTGCGGCTCAGCGGCGCCACAGCCGGTAACGGTGACGCCGCCGACGGCACCGAGCGTGGCGAGCTGGCTGAGGCCCGTGCTGATGAGAACGCCGCGGCTGAGGGACGGGGTATTCCTGCGTTTGCGGCGGATGACGGTGAGGCAGACGCTGCCGACGACGATGCTGAGGACCGGGCGCCCAAGCAGGGGTTGATGATTCCCTCATCGATGGGTCTGCGGTTTCAAGTACCGCCAGATTTGGAAGCGTTCACGGTGACGGCATCGTGGGGAACGTACGAGTCGGTGCAAACCGACAAGGTCACCAAGGCCGGGCGTCCGATCCGTACTTTCCAACGGCTTCCGGTCGAAGAACCCCGCACGATCCGCCTTGCCGATCTCGATGCGGGGCAGACGACGACGATCCCGTTGCGCGACACCATCTGTCTTCGGGTGGACCGCTACGACGACGCTGCGTATGGCCGGGTGCTCATCGAGATCGCGTTGTGCAACGACCGCGAGACACCGATGCCGATCCCGATCGGGATGTGGATGTTCCAAACCAAGCTCCACGTCGATGCCGGGGGAGCTGAGGTATTTCTCCCGGTGTGCGACGTCCTCGAGCAAGACTTGCCGGAACACGACCCCGAAGTGCAGCGTCTAAATTTGCAGTACCGCAATAGGCTTGAGTACGCGATCGGTCGGACCTGCTCGGTGGACTGGACCGTCAAGAAGGGCTCGCGACGCGCCACCGCTGTATGGACCACGTGGCTGCCGGTGGCTGAAACCCCGCAGACACAGGCTCGCGACGTCGAAAACGCACTGCTATCCATGGATGCACTAGCCACCGCGACAGCAGAACGAGTCCGCTCCGGACTACAGCCCCTGATCGACGGCTACGGGGACTGGCTCGACACGCAAGAAGCCGCGACCATGCAGTTGCCGCCGCATCTTCGCGATACTGCCGACCTGGCCCTGGTGGAAGCGCGTCGGGCCCACAAGCGACTGCTAGCGGGGCTGGAACACGTCGTGGCCGACGTTGAAGCGCTGCGCTGCTTTCAGTTCATGAACGCCGTGATGCGCGATCAGCGCATTGCCTCTCAGGTCGCGGCCTTGCGGGCATCGGATCCCGCGTTGTCGATCGCCGATGCACAAAGCAAGGTCGCCGAAGTGGGTGCGAAAGCCGCATCCTGGCGGCCATTCCAGCTGGCGTTCATCCTCATGCAACTCGGAGCCCTAACTGACCCGGCTACGTCTCTGCGCAGTGCCGCGCACCTGGCGCAGGTCGAGTTGTTGTTCTTCCCGACCGGCGGCGGCAAGACCGAGGCCTACCTCGGGCTGGCCGCCTACACCTTCGCGATCCGGCGCCGCCAAGGTGTCGTCGATTCCACCGACGGCCCGCTGGACGGCCGCGACGGCGTAGCGGTGCTGATGCGCTACACCCTGCGGCTGCTTACTGCCCAGCAGTTCCAGCGAGCCACCGCACTGGTGTGCGCAGCCGAGCTCGCGCGTCAAGCTAACGAAGCCACCTGGGGCAGTGAACCGTTCCGGATCGGGCTGTGGGTGGGGACCGACGTGAGCCCGAAACGCTTCGAGGAAGCCGACGAACAGCTGACCAAAGCCAACGAATACGGGTCGCATCGGCTGACCGTGCTCCAGGTCCAGCGCTGTCCCTGGTGTGGTACCCCAATCTCCGCGGCACAGGTCAAAGCCGACGCCACGGCCCGGCGGGTGTTCGTCTACTGCGGTGATGACCTTGCCCGCTGTCCGTTCGCCAAAGGCGGGCAGGTCAGTGAGGGTCTGCCGATTCTGACCGTGGACGAGGAGATCTACCGGCTGACACCGGCATTCGTCATCGCCACCGTCGACAAGTTCGCCCGCCTGGCCCGCGAAAGTGAAGCCGCGGCATTATTCGGCTACGTCGGCCGGCGCTGCGGTCGCCATGGCTACGTCCATCCCGACTACGCGGCGTGCAACATCTCCACCGCGCATCCGGCCGCGGCCGGATATCCCGCGGCCACCGTCCACCCGGTGAACCGGCTCCGGCCCCCTGATCTGATCATCCAGGACGAGCTGCACCTGATCACCGGGGCGCTGGGCACAGCGGTCGGCCTGTTCGAGGTTGCGGTCGAGACCCTCGCGTCCTGGGAAAAACCCGATGGAAACCCAGTGCGGCCGTTGATCGTTGCGTCCACTGCCACCGTCCGAAACGCACAGGAGCAGGTGCGTGGCCTGTACGGGCGGCGCCTGGAGATCTTTCCGCCGCAGGTGCTCGACGTCGCCGACACCTATTTCTCCCGTGAAATACCGATCACCAAGGCAACCCCCGGGCGCCGCTACATCGGGGTGAGTGCGCAGGGTGTGCGCCTGGCCAGCGCCGAGATCCGCGTCTCGGAGGTTCTGCTCTCGGCCGGGCAGCTGCTGTTGGACCGCAGCGGCATCGCCGCCGACCCCTACCTGACGCTGGTCGGATACTTCAACGCCACCCGCGAGCTGGCGGGCATGACCCGCTATATGGGTGACGATGTGCAGAATCGGATCAAGCGGCCCCGCAAAGACTCCGGATTCCCACCCCGACACGGGGCCGCGTTCGGTCTGCTGAACACCGGTGAACTCACCGCGCGGATCGCGTCGTCGGAGATCGGCCGCACCCTCGACAGGTTGGGGTTGGAGTTCGACCCCGACTATGACACCACCGAAGCCTTCCAGGCCCGAATGGCTGCACAGCGCGACGGCAAGAAGGTGCCCACCCGCAAGGAGGCGCCGTTCGACGTGGTACTGGCAACCTCGATGCTGCAGGTCGGTGTCGACGTGCAGCGACTTGGGCTTATGCTCGTCGTCGGTCAGCCCAAGAACACCGCCGAGTACATTCAGGCGTCTTCTCGTGTCGGCCGCGACGCTTCACGCCCCGGTTTGATTGTGACGCTGGGCAATTGGGCGCGTCCCCGTGATCTGGCGCATTACGAACAGTTCCGTCACTACCATGAGACGTTCTACTCTCAGGTGGAAGCGTTGTCCGTGACCCCGTACTCGCCGACATCGCTGGATCGAGGATTGGACGGGTTGTTGGTCAGCGTGGCGCGCGTAGTGCAGGCGCCCCTCGATGACGGGCTCTCCCAGGAGCGCAGTGCCTGGCGGATCAAGGAACACCGGGATGTGGTCGACCGGGTGGCCGAACGACTCAAAGCCCGGATCTCGGCTGGGGCGCAGGATGACGCCAGGGTGAAGTATGCCAGCGACCGGTTGGTCAATCGCATCGATCGGTGGGTCGATCGTGCCAACCGCGCCAGCGACATGCACAGGACCCTGGTGTACGAGCGCACCGGGGAAGGGGACAAATACCTGCCGTTGCTGATGAGCCCCGAGAACGCCAAAGCCGGTGTCGGGTCGTCGAATCAGGCGCCGTTCGTCGTCGCGAACTCGATGCGGGAAGTGCAGCCGGAGATCAACATCCTCGTCAGCCCGATCCCAGAGCGGCTCTTCGCGCATGTACCCGACGGAGCACCACGGTGGACCCTGCCAGTGGGGGACGAGGACTGATGACCGACACCGCACCCGAAGAGGTGATGCTGCACGATCCGGGGGAGGCGCTGGACCCGCTGACCGACGCCGAAGACGCGGTGGTCAAGAACCGCGCCAAAGTGGGCTCGTCACGGCCGTCGTCGCTGCTGTACACCTACGGACCGGGCGCCATTATGGATCTGCCCGGTTTCTCGGTGATGCCCGCGGGGCTCGACGACTGGGAACCCATCTGGAAACGGCGCGAAAAGATCCCGGCGATCATCGAGCCCCGGCTGCTCAATGTGATCCGGATGCACCTCGGTCCGCAGGTGGACGCGCTGCGGCCCTATCCTTGGCAGCCGAAACAGAATTCGTTCGCCAAAGAGGGCGCCGACTTGGGGATCCCCGCAAGGGTATTCCCGCAGTGGCTGCGATGCACGGGCTGCGACTACCTCGGCCCGCTGCCACGGTTCAGCTACACCAATACTCATCCCTTCCGGCCCGATCTCGCGCAGTTCACTCATAAGGGCTGTCCGGGTCGCGGTGCGCAGCGCGGTGGCGCGAAGACTGGGAAGCGAGAAAGCCCCGCGGTACCCGCGCAGCATCTGCTGACATGCACCAACGGTCATGTCGACGAGTTTCCCTACGAACTGTGGGTGCATCGCGGCCGGCGATGCCCCAAGGCGGAGCGACCGGACCTCAAGATGCGTGATGCCAACGTCGGCAAGAGCGTTGGCTCGATGATCGCATGCACGCAATGTGGGGCCAACCGCGGCATGGCAGAGGCACAGGGCTCGGTGGGCCGCGACAAGTTGCCGCCGACGTGCCGGGGACGTCACCCACATTTGAACGCTTTCGATAAAGAGTGCGACGCGCGGCCGACGTTGATCATGATGGGTGCCTCGAACCTGTGGTTCGCCTCCACGCAGTCGATCATCGTCATGCCGCGTACCGACGCAGAGAAAGCCGAAGCCCTCGGCGACCTGCTCCGGCTGGAACTCGGGGTCGACACCGTCAAGCAGTTTGCTGGACAACTCGACGTTATCCGCGCGATGGCAAGTATGAAAGATATTGACCTGAGCGGTGTTTCGAATGAGAGTCTCTCGACCGCGATTGCCGACGCGCTCACGCCGCCAGAGTCCGACGAGGAGCGCAAGAAGAAGCGCGACGACTGGGATCCCGTAGAACTCCTGGTCCCCGAATGGCAGTATCTCCAGAAGCCTGCGCTGTTCCCCTCCCAGAAGAACACCACGGGGCTGATGGTGACCGACATGGCCCGCGGCCCCGAGCTTCCCCCGCAGATCAGCCGCGTCGTCGCGGTCAACCAGATGAAGAAGGTCAATGCCTTCATCGGGTTCACCCGTCTCGATGAGATGGACCGGGTCAACGATCTGCCTGGGCGCCTGGTCAAGCTCACCCGCAACGGGAAGCCGACGTGGGTGCCCGCGACAGAGGACCGCGGCGAAGGAATCTTCCTGCAGCTCAGCCTCGATGCCGTCGAAGCCTGGGAGAACATCATTTATACGACGCCGCTGTGGACGGCACACCAGGCGGCTAACCGGCGCAACTTCGCCCGACGCTTCTCCGAGACCGCCAAAGCCGTTAAGCCTGACACTCGGCTACCTGCACCTCGATACTGGTTGCTGCACACCCTGTCTCACGTACTGATCCGTGAAATGGCAATGTCGTGTGGCTACGGTGCGGCCAGCCTTACCGAACGGATCTACGGCTGGCCGGCCTCCGCGCACCGCGAGGGCGCTGCCGGTTTGCTGATCTGCACGACTGCCTCAGATAGCGAAGGCACCCTGGGAGGTCTCGTCGCGTTGTCAGAGCCGGCTCGACTGCAAGGCCTAGTGATCAACGCGCTACGGCGGGCGGCCCGGTGCTCGTCGGACCCTGTGTGCGCCATGCGAACTCCGAGCGACCCCGAGGATTTCCTGCATGGAGCGGCATGCCACTGCTGCACCTTCGCCTCGGAGACATCGTGCGAGAGGGCGAACCGGTTCCTCGACCGCCGCTTCTTGCTCACATTGCCGAGCGCGCACGGCAAGCCGGTGCCAGGGTTCTTCGGGAGCCCTGATGTCCGATGATCCGTTGAAACAACTGGGGGAGTACCTGACCGCTACCGAGGCCGAAAGCTTGGCAGCACTCATCGACGCCGGTGAGCATACCGCGCACGCACTCGTATCGATAAGCCACTCCCGTCGCGACCGAGCCGCAAATCTGTTGAAGACCGCGGGAATCGGACACACTGAACCAGCTCTGTCGGTGGCGGTGCTCCGCGGAATCGCAGGTGCCAAGTCCGTGCATCGCGACCTCACACCGGTGTGGACGATGCCCGGAAACGAAGCCACGACCGGACATCTGACCAATCAGTTTCACGAGGTCGTCGCCGCGGCCCGCATTTCGGTGACGTGTGCGACCTATAACTTCTCATCGACATCGAGCATGTGGGACGCACTCCAGACAGCATCCGAGGAGCCCGAGGTGGTTGTGTGTGTCTACGTCGACGCAGGCAAGGGCGACCCTGGCGGCGTCAAGGCACGGCTCCCGCGGGCGAACGTCTACCGCTCAGCCAACTTGCCGAATGGACAGCCGATCGTCAGCCATACCAAGTTCATTGTCGTCGACCATGAGGTCGTTCTGCTGACAAGTGCAAACTTCTCGTACAACGCTGAGAACCGAAACATCGAGTTCGGTCTGCTGATTCACGACAGCGGTCTCGCAGCATCAATTGAGTCGACCATGGCCAGCAAGCGGGGGAGCTTGTACGAGCTCGTGTAGCGCTGGAATCATGGTTTGGCGTCGAGGTTTATCGCATGGAGGAACGG
This region of Mycolicibacterium diernhoferi genomic DNA includes:
- the drmA gene encoding DISARM system helicase DrmA, which encodes MTSATEKAKEPASSYELTFEPDGSSFTVRENLVDILERELLGPIHGPEELLPFSPRSQYLVGYIAPVRLSGATAGNGDAADGTERGELAEARADENAAAEGRGIPAFAADDGEADAADDDAEDRAPKQGLMIPSSMGLRFQVPPDLEAFTVTASWGTYESVQTDKVTKAGRPIRTFQRLPVEEPRTIRLADLDAGQTTTIPLRDTICLRVDRYDDAAYGRVLIEIALCNDRETPMPIPIGMWMFQTKLHVDAGGAEVFLPVCDVLEQDLPEHDPEVQRLNLQYRNRLEYAIGRTCSVDWTVKKGSRRATAVWTTWLPVAETPQTQARDVENALLSMDALATATAERVRSGLQPLIDGYGDWLDTQEAATMQLPPHLRDTADLALVEARRAHKRLLAGLEHVVADVEALRCFQFMNAVMRDQRIASQVAALRASDPALSIADAQSKVAEVGAKAASWRPFQLAFILMQLGALTDPATSLRSAAHLAQVELLFFPTGGGKTEAYLGLAAYTFAIRRRQGVVDSTDGPLDGRDGVAVLMRYTLRLLTAQQFQRATALVCAAELARQANEATWGSEPFRIGLWVGTDVSPKRFEEADEQLTKANEYGSHRLTVLQVQRCPWCGTPISAAQVKADATARRVFVYCGDDLARCPFAKGGQVSEGLPILTVDEEIYRLTPAFVIATVDKFARLARESEAAALFGYVGRRCGRHGYVHPDYAACNISTAHPAAAGYPAATVHPVNRLRPPDLIIQDELHLITGALGTAVGLFEVAVETLASWEKPDGNPVRPLIVASTATVRNAQEQVRGLYGRRLEIFPPQVLDVADTYFSREIPITKATPGRRYIGVSAQGVRLASAEIRVSEVLLSAGQLLLDRSGIAADPYLTLVGYFNATRELAGMTRYMGDDVQNRIKRPRKDSGFPPRHGAAFGLLNTGELTARIASSEIGRTLDRLGLEFDPDYDTTEAFQARMAAQRDGKKVPTRKEAPFDVVLATSMLQVGVDVQRLGLMLVVGQPKNTAEYIQASSRVGRDASRPGLIVTLGNWARPRDLAHYEQFRHYHETFYSQVEALSVTPYSPTSLDRGLDGLLVSVARVVQAPLDDGLSQERSAWRIKEHRDVVDRVAERLKARISAGAQDDARVKYASDRLVNRIDRWVDRANRASDMHRTLVYERTGEGDKYLPLLMSPENAKAGVGSSNQAPFVVANSMREVQPEINILVSPIPERLFAHVPDGAPRWTLPVGDED
- the drmB gene encoding DUF1998 domain-containing protein; the encoded protein is MTDTAPEEVMLHDPGEALDPLTDAEDAVVKNRAKVGSSRPSSLLYTYGPGAIMDLPGFSVMPAGLDDWEPIWKRREKIPAIIEPRLLNVIRMHLGPQVDALRPYPWQPKQNSFAKEGADLGIPARVFPQWLRCTGCDYLGPLPRFSYTNTHPFRPDLAQFTHKGCPGRGAQRGGAKTGKRESPAVPAQHLLTCTNGHVDEFPYELWVHRGRRCPKAERPDLKMRDANVGKSVGSMIACTQCGANRGMAEAQGSVGRDKLPPTCRGRHPHLNAFDKECDARPTLIMMGASNLWFASTQSIIVMPRTDAEKAEALGDLLRLELGVDTVKQFAGQLDVIRAMASMKDIDLSGVSNESLSTAIADALTPPESDEERKKKRDDWDPVELLVPEWQYLQKPALFPSQKNTTGLMVTDMARGPELPPQISRVVAVNQMKKVNAFIGFTRLDEMDRVNDLPGRLVKLTRNGKPTWVPATEDRGEGIFLQLSLDAVEAWENIIYTTPLWTAHQAANRRNFARRFSETAKAVKPDTRLPAPRYWLLHTLSHVLIREMAMSCGYGAASLTERIYGWPASAHREGAAGLLICTTASDSEGTLGGLVALSEPARLQGLVINALRRAARCSSDPVCAMRTPSDPEDFLHGAACHCCTFASETSCERANRFLDRRFLLTLPSAHGKPVPGFFGSPDVR
- the drmC gene encoding DISARM system phospholipase D-like protein DrmC, which encodes MSDDPLKQLGEYLTATEAESLAALIDAGEHTAHALVSISHSRRDRAANLLKTAGIGHTEPALSVAVLRGIAGAKSVHRDLTPVWTMPGNEATTGHLTNQFHEVVAAARISVTCATYNFSSTSSMWDALQTASEEPEVVVCVYVDAGKGDPGGVKARLPRANVYRSANLPNGQPIVSHTKFIVVDHEVVLLTSANFSYNAENRNIEFGLLIHDSGLAASIESTMASKRGSLYELV